TCCGATTAACAGCCATAGAACTCAATCACTGACCAAACACCCTGCCATTGAAAGCACACTCACAACGCGCACAGATAGCAGCTCGCCTAGAAGGACGGGTGAGCGACTTAGTCTCTACTTTCGACGCGGAGGTGTATCGTTTTGTGCAGCCGAAATACACTTCGGTCGCTGACATGTTTGCGGGCAAAGGGCCACTGTATGCAAATGGGCGTTGGCTAGCGAAAGGAACCAAATTAGCAACTTACACTGCCCTCGCACCCGAAGTCGCATTAGCAGAAGCTTTGGCCGCGACGCGTTACTATGGATTTCCTGACAGTCGTGCGGCTCCACTTGTGTTTGTCACGGCACAGGCCAAATTAAAAAAGGTGATCGACCTGCGCGATGGTTCGATTCGCCAACGCCTCCGACTCTCAAACTCAACGATTACCGAACTCGATTGGCGGTTTGAAAATACCAAAGGACGGGAATCCATCACGCAAGCATTTGGTTGGGCCCTGCAGGCTACTGGAGTCGAAGGCTTCCTCTGCCCCAGCGCAGCACTCTCGGACGGCACCAACTTGATCGTCTTTCCTCAAAATCTAAAGCGCCCCACCTCGCTACGCATCCTAAGCGAGGTGAAATGGTCATAAATACAAAACCTGCAATTTTGCAGGTTTTACTTGAAGTTCCATCCATCTTCGCTACATTGATAACTACATGAGCACGACAACCCTAGACAAACCCACCACAAAGCGCAGCAAAATCAGCAGCGGCAGCGCCTTAATGACTTGGCGCAAGCAACGTGGCATCTCAAGGAAGCTCTTCGCGCAGATGGCTGACTGCTCCGAACGAAAGCTGGCAACGTATGAAGCCGCTCCAAAGCTGCCACCAAAAATTAAGCGCCCGGTCAACGAAACCGTCCGCCTCATCCAAGCATTACGCGAATTAGCTGGCGACGATATCGAACTCAAAGACTGGCTCAATCGTCCCAACCCCGCCTTCGGCAAGAAGACACCATTGACGCTCATCACACAGGGCGAATCCGATTTGCTCTGGGAAATGGTCTATCAACTCCGCCAAGGAGCCTTTGCTTAAGTCGAACGCTGATATCGTCGACACCGCCCCTTTTTGAATCACACCTGTCAAATTAAGACATTCGAATATTCCTAAAACTTGAGCCAATTTCACCCCATGAACCAAATGATCATGCTGCGGGAATCCCGCTCGAAGCACACGTTGGGGAGCTACAAAGCCGCCGCGAAGCAACTGTGCGCCTTTAGGACGGTTCTACCTATTTCCGAGAAGAACACGAAATCCTCAAGCAATACACGGGTGAAAAAGGCCGTTACAGTGCATATAGACCGGAAACAATAGATCACACACACGACCACGAATCAATTGTGGTTAGACGATGCGAATGCCGCATTCATCAAGCCACTTATAGAATCCACTACGCTCAGCAAAGCAGTCCATTCACTGTATCCAGACTTCCCACTTTTCAACCTTTCAACTTTTCAAAACCGCGTGAGACGAAGTCTTTTACGCGGCCACTTCTTTTAATGTCCAACGATCCCTCACAAAACATCGTCTCCAAAGTCTGGAACTACGCGCACGTGCTCAAGAACGCGGGCGTCGGTTACGGCGACTACGTGGAGCAGATCACTTATCTCCTTTTCCTCAAACTCGCGGAAGAACGCGAAGAGTTGGGCTATGACAATCCGATCCCGGACGACTACCAATGGCCGCAGTTGACGCAGCGTAGTGGCGACGACTTGGAAGTCCACTATCGGCACACACTGGAATCGCTCGGCAAAGAAGCGGGCCTCGTCGGCGTGATCTTTCGCAAGGCGCAGAACAAGATTTCCAACCCCTCCGATCTGGAGCGTGTGATCAAGATGATCGACGATGAGGATTGGTCCGCGATGGACGTCGATATCAAGGGCGCGATCTATGAAGGCCTGTTGGAAAAGACCGCCTCGTCGTCCGACAAGGGAGCAGGTCAGTATTTCACGCCACGCCCGTTGATCCGCGCGATTGTCGACGTGATGCAGCCCAAGCCAATGCAGACCATCGCCGACCCTGCCAGCGGCACAGGCGGCTTCCTCCTCGCTGCGCACGACTACATCGTTAAGCACCACAAACTCGACAAGGACGAGAAGAAGCACCTCAAGACCAAGGCACTGCACGGCACCGACATCGTCGATAGCGTGACCCGCCTGTGCGCGATGAATCTCTACCTGCACGGCATCGGCTCCGCCGAAGGCAAACCACCGGTCGAGTCCCGCGACGCCTTGGCAAGCCCACCAACCGACAAGGTCGATATGATTTTAGCCAATCCACCCTTCGGTAAAAAAGGCGGCTACACCATCGTCGGCGACGACGGCAAAGTCAGCACCGAGAAGCACAGCTACGAGCGCGACGACTTTTGGGCGACCACCAGCAATAAGCAGCTCAACTTTCTGCAGCACATTGTCAGCATGCTCAACATCAACGGCAGCGCAGCCGTCGTCCTGCCCGACAACGTCCTGTTCGAAGGCGGCGCGGGTGAGACCATCCGCCGCAACCTCCTCCAACGCTGCGACCTCCACACCATCCTCCGCCTCCCCACGGGGCTCTTCTACGCCCAAGGCGTGAAGGCCAACGTGCTCTTCTTCGACCGCAAACCCGCCAGCGAAAAGCCCTGGACCAAAAACCTCTGGATCTACGACCTCCGCACCAACCTGCACTTCACCCTCAAGACGAATCCGCTGAGCCCCAAAGACCTCGCGGACTTCGTGAAATGTTATAAAAGTAGAAGCGGCGTCCCGCCGCTTTCCACAGGAACAAAGCGGCAAGATGCCACTTCCACTGTCGAGACCGAGCGCTTCAAAAAATTCACCTACGAGGAAGTCATCGCCAGAGACAAAGCCAACCTAGACATTTTCTGGCTCAAAGACGACACATTGGAGGACAGCGAAAACCTCCCCGCCCCCGCCATTCTAGCCGCCGAGATCGTCGAGAGTTTACAGACCGCCTTGGAGGAATTCCAAGGCGTGGAAGAGAGTTTACAATCAGCCGAAAGTTAAAAGACCATTTCAGCTAGTGATGATTGATTTTAAAATCGTAGGTGATTGGAGTGATGAACGGTTCGATGTCATTTACAATGAGCAGTGTGCTGGTTATCAAAATTTCATAATTCAAGACGATGGTCAGATTCACCTAGCAGATCTAATCATCTACGAAACAGTCCGCCCCGTTCATCGTTCATGGCTACAAAAAATCGTGAATCCATTTTATAAGCCGCCAGTACCAACTCCACTTCGTCAGAATGGCATTGGCCAGGCACTGCTCTCCAGA
The nucleotide sequence above comes from Coraliomargarita algicola. Encoded proteins:
- a CDS encoding antitoxin Xre/MbcA/ParS toxin-binding domain-containing protein encodes the protein MSTTTLDKPTTKRSKISSGSALMTWRKQRGISRKLFAQMADCSERKLATYEAAPKLPPKIKRPVNETVRLIQALRELAGDDIELKDWLNRPNPAFGKKTPLTLITQGESDLLWEMVYQLRQGAFA
- a CDS encoding RES family NAD+ phosphorylase, giving the protein MKAHSQRAQIAARLEGRVSDLVSTFDAEVYRFVQPKYTSVADMFAGKGPLYANGRWLAKGTKLATYTALAPEVALAEALAATRYYGFPDSRAAPLVFVTAQAKLKKVIDLRDGSIRQRLRLSNSTITELDWRFENTKGRESITQAFGWALQATGVEGFLCPSAALSDGTNLIVFPQNLKRPTSLRILSEVKWS
- a CDS encoding class I SAM-dependent DNA methyltransferase: MSNDPSQNIVSKVWNYAHVLKNAGVGYGDYVEQITYLLFLKLAEEREELGYDNPIPDDYQWPQLTQRSGDDLEVHYRHTLESLGKEAGLVGVIFRKAQNKISNPSDLERVIKMIDDEDWSAMDVDIKGAIYEGLLEKTASSSDKGAGQYFTPRPLIRAIVDVMQPKPMQTIADPASGTGGFLLAAHDYIVKHHKLDKDEKKHLKTKALHGTDIVDSVTRLCAMNLYLHGIGSAEGKPPVESRDALASPPTDKVDMILANPPFGKKGGYTIVGDDGKVSTEKHSYERDDFWATTSNKQLNFLQHIVSMLNINGSAAVVLPDNVLFEGGAGETIRRNLLQRCDLHTILRLPTGLFYAQGVKANVLFFDRKPASEKPWTKNLWIYDLRTNLHFTLKTNPLSPKDLADFVKCYKSRSGVPPLSTGTKRQDATSTVETERFKKFTYEEVIARDKANLDIFWLKDDTLEDSENLPAPAILAAEIVESLQTALEEFQGVEESLQSAES